From Enterococcus wangshanyuanii, the proteins below share one genomic window:
- a CDS encoding helix-turn-helix domain-containing protein, with product MPIIYNRLWKLLIDKGMTKTQLRKEIGIGTATLAKLSANEKVSMDVIERICVALDCQPGDIMEFVSGEK from the coding sequence ATGCCAATTATATATAATCGTTTATGGAAATTATTGATCGATAAGGGAATGACTAAGACACAATTAAGAAAAGAGATAGGAATAGGGACAGCGACTTTGGCAAAACTTTCAGCAAATGAAAAAGTGTCGATGGATGTTATTGAGAGGATTTGTGTGGCTCTTGATTGTCAGCCAGGGGATATTATGGAGTTTGTTTCGGGAGAAAAATAG